A region from the Pseudomonas sp. KU26590 genome encodes:
- a CDS encoding esterase/lipase family protein: protein MGNNSSPPTDNTLHLPQEHDADGELMATTTMSRSNDPVEKSIPCKSGKVVPIIFIPGVMGTNLMNMKTRKPVWVAPNVDGIFPVIKTLGLLLGSVFKSAKQRQAELDSTPGAVGVYEDGEVDGGESGLTEDELRTRKWGSIMRTSYHPIINEMQRQMNNIMIERVLQGEWKARVEQAPSEWGDWEENPSLSQLGDASGLKAAADVQYEVWPAGYNWLQSNELSAGDIIKYIENTVIPHYSGKAEKVLIVTHSMGGLVARAMVACHGYSNIYGIVHGAMPATGAPASYKRVRAGFEALAEKKILGRDAADAVAVMAFAQGLMELLPSRDYNDAQPWLFVREQSTGKKELNLPKKCPYEEIYKSTQWWALIPESNDNLFDPAGLVETSGEDDGDLHSKGNSLRDKFYDIINSVKDVHKLLESKYHEKTYVHYCAEAKSEDFFTWGGIEWTTKNLNDVDLESAKLTSDNLDAHIQLNGKLQLIVGEKTHAGDGTVPVYSASAPRGKPGVLGAFAHGKNASLLNSYCKEGKFNNTTGYVHQGAYTDKAGRTLYSTLYSLVRLSEKIY, encoded by the coding sequence ATGGGAAATAACAGTTCACCCCCAACTGATAATACGCTCCATCTGCCTCAGGAACATGATGCAGATGGCGAGCTAATGGCAACGACGACCATGTCACGGTCAAACGATCCGGTTGAGAAATCTATTCCGTGTAAAAGCGGGAAGGTTGTGCCCATTATCTTCATACCTGGAGTGATGGGTACTAATTTGATGAATATGAAGACCAGAAAGCCAGTGTGGGTGGCACCGAATGTTGACGGTATTTTTCCTGTTATCAAAACGTTAGGCTTGTTACTTGGAAGCGTGTTCAAGTCAGCAAAGCAACGCCAAGCCGAGTTAGACTCTACGCCGGGCGCGGTTGGCGTTTATGAAGATGGTGAAGTTGATGGCGGCGAAAGTGGCTTAACTGAAGATGAATTACGTACCCGTAAGTGGGGTTCAATCATGCGAACCTCATATCATCCGATCATTAATGAAATGCAACGTCAGATGAACAACATCATGATAGAGCGAGTACTTCAGGGTGAATGGAAGGCTCGTGTTGAGCAAGCACCGTCGGAATGGGGAGACTGGGAAGAAAACCCAAGTCTCTCCCAATTGGGAGACGCAAGCGGTTTAAAGGCTGCTGCAGATGTGCAATATGAAGTTTGGCCAGCAGGTTACAACTGGCTACAATCCAACGAACTCTCGGCAGGAGATATAATCAAGTATATAGAAAATACTGTTATACCTCACTACTCTGGAAAAGCAGAAAAGGTGTTGATTGTCACCCACTCCATGGGTGGACTTGTTGCAAGAGCGATGGTCGCCTGCCATGGCTACAGTAATATATATGGTATTGTACATGGGGCAATGCCTGCCACAGGTGCGCCAGCTAGTTATAAGCGTGTACGGGCCGGCTTTGAGGCGCTCGCAGAGAAAAAAATACTAGGCCGTGATGCCGCCGATGCCGTAGCAGTTATGGCATTTGCTCAGGGGCTTATGGAACTACTACCGTCTAGAGATTATAACGATGCGCAACCGTGGTTGTTTGTACGAGAACAATCAACTGGAAAAAAAGAGTTAAACCTACCTAAAAAATGCCCCTACGAAGAAATTTACAAGTCTACACAATGGTGGGCATTGATCCCAGAGAGCAATGATAATTTATTCGACCCAGCGGGCCTTGTTGAAACTAGCGGAGAAGATGACGGCGACTTACACAGCAAAGGTAACTCCTTACGCGATAAGTTTTATGACATAATAAATTCAGTAAAAGACGTTCACAAACTGCTTGAATCAAAGTACCATGAAAAAACTTACGTTCATTATTGCGCCGAGGCTAAGTCAGAAGACTTTTTTACTTGGGGCGGCATAGAATGGACCACTAAGAACCTAAATGACGTAGACCTTGAGTCTGCTAAACTAACTAGCGATAATCTTGATGCTCACATTCAACTAAATGGGAAACTTCAGCTTATCGTCGGTGAAAAAACTCATGCTGGGGACGGCACTGTGCCGGTGTACTCTGCTTCGGCTCCTAGAGGAAAGCCAGGAGTACTTGGCGCATTCGCTCACGGCAAGAATGCCAGCCTTCTAAATAGTTATTGCAAAGAAGGAAAATTTAATAATACAACCGGCTATGTTCACCAAGGTGCCTATACTGACAAAGCAGGAAGAACCCTCTATTCTACTCTGTACAGCTTAGTCAGGTTATCTGAAAAAATATATTGA
- a CDS encoding T6SS immunity protein Tli4 family protein produces MKKKSFQILNLFCILAFALTQNQAALANPVEGDFMTPWTTNYFGRFKIDLPSNSDILTDYKIFNEKIKLISKNGKKDINYNIEKNIIDLKDDLVRGKSTVYEKTIPLSNGSALVLSKRQEYYTLNVYLLTTKNTLYNMTATAISAENLESAIEKIRKLSDAIFFRRPQDAPAPGAFALEAGYTTLPNTYAKETIYMGAQIAGHPGTYVSLLTQRIAKKEDGLIQRFENPQNSALSKELKALASITKTLRKKERMIGNIKAEEVAVKALTDGKTFYNFQVEYQGTLKSNTEPYIALELGTHEKGSDFKSDDEALAFWDKLVDSLKPLP; encoded by the coding sequence ATGAAAAAAAAATCCTTTCAAATACTAAACTTATTTTGTATTTTAGCTTTTGCCCTAACTCAAAATCAAGCTGCTTTGGCCAATCCAGTAGAAGGTGACTTTATGACTCCATGGACCACAAATTATTTTGGCAGATTCAAAATAGATTTACCCAGCAACTCCGACATCTTGACAGACTATAAAATCTTTAATGAAAAAATTAAGTTGATCAGCAAAAACGGAAAAAAGGATATCAACTACAACATAGAAAAAAACATAATCGACTTAAAAGATGATTTAGTCCGCGGCAAATCCACTGTATACGAGAAAACTATCCCTCTTAGCAATGGCAGCGCTCTTGTTCTGTCTAAGCGCCAAGAGTACTACACACTAAACGTTTATTTGCTGACTACTAAAAACACTCTTTATAACATGACCGCAACTGCCATATCTGCAGAAAATCTCGAGAGTGCTATCGAAAAAATTCGAAAACTCAGTGATGCTATTTTTTTTAGAAGACCTCAAGATGCACCAGCGCCTGGTGCGTTCGCATTGGAGGCGGGTTACACTACTTTACCAAACACCTATGCAAAAGAAACAATTTATATGGGAGCACAGATAGCAGGACATCCCGGCACATATGTAAGCTTATTAACACAGCGCATAGCCAAAAAAGAAGACGGATTGATACAGCGTTTTGAAAACCCGCAAAATAGCGCACTCTCCAAAGAACTGAAAGCATTGGCGAGCATAACTAAAACACTCAGAAAAAAGGAAAGAATGATAGGCAATATCAAAGCCGAGGAAGTTGCAGTTAAGGCGTTAACCGATGGAAAAACGTTTTACAATTTCCAAGTTGAATACCAGGGAACTTTGAAATCTAATACTGAACCCTATATAGCTTTAGAATTAGGTACTCACGAAAAGGGCAGTGATTTCAAGTCAGACGATGAAGCGTTGGCTTTTTGGGATAAGTTAGTAGACAGTTTGAAACCACTGCCCTGA
- a CDS encoding type VI secretion system Vgr family protein, whose translation MDLTFGTALSQSGRLLQLTTPLGEHQLQALRVHGVERIGRVPRYTLDVVVQDTEYDPEKLIGQPVSLAILCDDGSPAQRHGLVESVRYLGNDGGLHDWQLVFAPWFSLLEYRLDCRIWQDKNLPTILEAVFSLYEQAKGNYRLDLRREYAPLSYVTQFNESDANFVQRWCEQEGIFWYIEHTADKHCIVFTDTVDTLPALAPQSIRFHTQNVTEKQDGITQWSSGSQLLSGKLHWRSVDYLAHGQPRETVMPALQAASAPQALERYEYQGQYGWQKQDRGEWLSRVQIEQRESQARRVQGQSGVRQMEAGRWFELTQHPLYERKAAEERQFLLIEVEIFAESNLPLAKERREVPGSLAALFRTVRPEPSGIGVVNKVADTLGVGSHGFFLNRFEGQLHSVPFRSPAEHFKPNNPGPQTAVVVTPNGHEVFTDTLNRVCVRFHWDRLSQDGELGSCWLRMMQPSSGPDWGSVHVPRAGEEVVITFLDNDIDRPLVMGQVYGGHKPAWHSSGLMAGYKSKEVGGGGFNQWVMDDSTGQVRTQIHSSHGHTQLNLGYLIDQRGNNRGGLRGTGFELRTDAYGALRAQQGLYLSTWKRSGAQGAQIDASEAQQQLKNSEQRVKTLSDTAQQHNALPMQEGLDSLTQLNSDADVTYGSDDGTPSQGPGEQQRNGGDTAWAIRSGGRGKTPGYQQPLLIASSPADIATATPKSTHLHSGKHLTLSTGEDVSIASGKSLLASVAQSISLFAQNAGAKLFAAKGKIELQAQSDAMELTAQQGMKITSLAQLVEMSAQKEILLTSGGAYIRIIRGNIEVHAPGTIDIKGAKKTLSGPASMDYANKELPIAVPAGLYDEQNRLMTTHGVPLEDVAVEVDIPDEGKKIFFTDQDGNIPRIFSDKPGNGKVTLVPDELVVPAGSDEYSPSKKP comes from the coding sequence ATGGATCTGACCTTCGGCACCGCCCTCAGCCAGAGCGGACGCTTGCTGCAACTCACCACGCCGCTGGGCGAGCATCAGCTCCAGGCCCTGCGCGTGCACGGGGTCGAGCGCATCGGGCGCGTGCCTCGCTACACCCTCGACGTGGTGGTGCAGGACACCGAATACGATCCTGAAAAACTCATCGGCCAGCCCGTCAGCCTGGCCATTCTCTGCGATGACGGTTCTCCCGCGCAGCGCCATGGCCTGGTCGAGAGCGTGCGTTATCTGGGTAATGACGGCGGCCTGCACGACTGGCAACTGGTCTTCGCCCCCTGGTTCAGCCTGCTTGAATACCGCCTCGACTGCCGCATCTGGCAGGACAAGAACCTGCCGACGATTCTGGAAGCCGTTTTCTCACTGTATGAACAGGCCAAGGGCAACTACCGCCTGGACCTGCGTCGTGAATACGCCCCGCTTTCCTACGTCACCCAGTTCAATGAGAGCGATGCCAACTTCGTGCAGCGCTGGTGCGAACAGGAAGGCATTTTCTGGTACATCGAACACACCGCGGACAAGCATTGCATTGTCTTCACTGACACCGTCGATACCCTGCCCGCGCTGGCGCCGCAGAGCATTCGCTTTCATACCCAGAACGTCACCGAAAAACAGGACGGCATTACCCAATGGAGCAGCGGCTCACAACTGTTGAGTGGCAAGCTGCACTGGCGCAGTGTCGATTACCTGGCCCACGGCCAGCCGCGGGAGACCGTGATGCCTGCCTTGCAGGCCGCTTCGGCACCGCAGGCGCTGGAGCGTTACGAGTATCAGGGCCAGTACGGCTGGCAGAAACAGGATCGCGGCGAATGGCTGAGCCGGGTACAGATCGAGCAGCGTGAGTCGCAGGCTCGTCGCGTGCAAGGTCAAAGCGGCGTGCGGCAGATGGAAGCCGGACGCTGGTTTGAGCTGACCCAGCATCCGCTGTACGAACGCAAGGCGGCTGAAGAGCGTCAGTTCCTGCTGATCGAAGTCGAGATCTTCGCCGAGAGCAACCTGCCGCTGGCCAAGGAGAGACGCGAAGTGCCGGGCAGTCTGGCGGCGCTGTTCAGAACTGTTCGTCCTGAGCCTTCAGGAATTGGGGTCGTGAACAAGGTAGCGGACACCTTGGGCGTGGGCAGTCATGGTTTCTTCCTCAACCGCTTCGAAGGCCAGTTGCACAGCGTGCCGTTTCGCAGCCCCGCTGAGCATTTCAAGCCGAATAATCCCGGCCCGCAGACCGCCGTGGTAGTCACACCCAACGGTCATGAGGTGTTTACAGACACTCTGAACCGGGTCTGCGTACGCTTCCACTGGGACCGCCTGTCTCAGGATGGCGAGTTGGGCTCATGCTGGCTGCGCATGATGCAACCGAGCAGCGGCCCGGACTGGGGCAGTGTGCATGTGCCGCGTGCCGGTGAAGAGGTGGTCATCACCTTCCTGGATAACGACATTGATCGGCCACTGGTCATGGGCCAGGTCTACGGCGGTCATAAGCCGGCCTGGCACTCCAGCGGGCTGATGGCCGGTTACAAGAGCAAGGAAGTCGGCGGCGGTGGCTTCAACCAGTGGGTGATGGACGACTCAACCGGACAGGTCCGTACCCAGATCCACAGCAGCCACGGGCATACGCAGCTTAACCTTGGTTACCTGATCGACCAGCGAGGTAACAACCGGGGTGGCTTGCGCGGCACGGGTTTCGAGTTACGCACCGATGCCTACGGCGCACTGCGCGCTCAGCAAGGTCTTTACCTCAGCACCTGGAAACGCAGCGGAGCCCAGGGCGCACAGATCGATGCCAGCGAAGCGCAGCAACAACTGAAAAACAGCGAGCAGCGCGTCAAGACCTTGTCCGACACCGCGCAACAGCACAATGCCCTACCCATGCAGGAAGGCCTGGACAGCCTGACCCAGCTCAACAGCGACGCCGATGTGACCTACGGCAGCGACGACGGCACCCCGAGCCAGGGCCCCGGCGAACAACAACGCAACGGCGGCGACACCGCCTGGGCAATACGCAGCGGCGGACGCGGCAAGACACCGGGTTACCAGCAACCTCTGCTGATCGCCTCCTCCCCTGCCGATATCGCCACCGCCACGCCGAAAAGCACCCACCTGCACAGCGGCAAACACCTGACCCTGAGCACCGGCGAAGACGTAAGCATCGCCAGCGGTAAATCCTTGCTGGCCAGCGTGGCGCAAAGCATCAGCCTGTTTGCACAGAACGCGGGGGCCAAACTGTTTGCGGCAAAGGGCAAGATCGAGTTGCAGGCGCAGAGTGATGCGATGGAGCTGACCGCGCAGCAGGGCATGAAAATCACCTCCCTTGCACAGTTAGTAGAAATGTCTGCACAGAAGGAAATTTTGCTGACCAGTGGCGGCGCTTATATCAGGATCATACGCGGCAATATCGAGGTGCATGCGCCAGGCACAATAGACATCAAAGGTGCCAAAAAGACCCTCAGCGGTCCCGCAAGCATGGACTACGCAAATAAGGAGCTTCCCATCGCAGTGCCCGCAGGGCTGTATGACGAGCAAAATCGCCTCATGACCACCCACGGTGTACCGCTTGAGGATGTCGCGGTCGAGGTTGATATTCCTGACGAAGGCAAGAAAATATTTTTTACCGACCAAGACGGTAATATTCCACGGATTTTTAGCGACAAGCCTGGTAATGGCAAGGTTACGCTTGTGCCTGACGAGTTGGTCGTGCCCGCGGGATCGGACGAATATTCTCCGAGTAAAAAACCATGA
- a CDS encoding DUF2515 family protein, giving the protein MKNDFKFNTQACSINDLNPKCRQLWSIGQQVAVRRLSVQTRAPYQQPPRYQLISDFSTRAARIAGNYARIYLELEHKGKPELKGRFYWTGLAAFASKQVMCALDYTTHTKMRAVPLMDLSMDLSK; this is encoded by the coding sequence ATGAAGAATGACTTTAAATTTAACACTCAGGCTTGCTCGATCAACGATCTGAACCCGAAGTGTAGACAGTTGTGGTCCATCGGTCAGCAAGTCGCCGTAAGGCGGTTGAGCGTACAGACACGCGCACCTTATCAGCAACCACCCCGATACCAGTTGATAAGCGACTTCAGCACGCGCGCTGCGCGTATCGCAGGTAATTACGCCCGAATCTATCTTGAGCTTGAGCACAAAGGAAAACCTGAGTTAAAAGGGCGATTCTACTGGACCGGGTTGGCAGCATTCGCCAGCAAGCAGGTCATGTGTGCGCTGGACTATACGACCCACACTAAGATGAGGGCGGTTCCGTTAATGGACTTATCGATGGACTTGTCAAAATAG
- a CDS encoding DUF2628 domain-containing protein translates to MSTADQTRSIGTYSAKWQERFNFFETYGAPNDPRFKAGLKSLPGFRKKMLINLNVIAYFFGPVYFFVLGLWKKGIALIGIMLATNALILLVCTLLGTEVPYALGGGLNVAYALMYALTVNYSYYLKEVKGEQGWNPFKGMRL, encoded by the coding sequence ATGAGCACAGCAGATCAGACGCGCAGCATTGGCACGTATAGCGCCAAGTGGCAGGAGCGCTTCAATTTCTTCGAGACGTATGGTGCGCCGAACGATCCACGCTTCAAGGCCGGCCTCAAATCACTTCCCGGCTTCAGGAAGAAAATGCTCATCAACCTCAACGTCATCGCGTATTTCTTTGGTCCCGTTTATTTCTTCGTGCTGGGCCTGTGGAAAAAAGGCATTGCGTTGATTGGCATAATGCTCGCGACCAACGCCTTGATCCTTCTTGTATGCACGCTTTTGGGAACCGAGGTTCCTTACGCGTTGGGGGGAGGTCTGAATGTGGCCTACGCCCTGATGTATGCCCTGACCGTCAACTACTCCTATTACCTAAAAGAAGTAAAAGGCGAGCAAGGCTGGAATCCGTTCAAAGGCATGCGTCTCTAA
- a CDS encoding 3-oxoacyl-[acyl-carrier-protein] synthase III C-terminal domain-containing protein, which yields MTAPSSHAALLPLKIIATGVAVPANRVDSSALDTLLNKPAGYVEKRSGVYCRFHATLDASQAELAAQALQDALRREQIPADSIDLLISASAVPMQALPCTAALILKAAHLPSGTPGFDINSSCVGFITALQVAAGLLNAGIYKRIAIVSADLVSRGIDWDDEESSLILGDGAACAIVERGDGSSGILSSLSETYPQGSDLCEIQAGGTRRNPRTGMTDRNFLFHMKGKQLFRQAAALIEGYLARLLERSGLTLAEIATVVPHQASHLSLEHMRKRLGVRPEVLVDIYRYHGNQVSASIPTALHAAFTTGRFTSGKPVMLIGTAAGLTLAGMVLLP from the coding sequence ATGACAGCGCCCTCTTCCCACGCAGCCTTGCTGCCACTGAAAATTATTGCGACGGGCGTAGCGGTGCCCGCAAATCGAGTTGACTCGTCTGCGCTGGACACGTTATTGAACAAGCCTGCGGGTTATGTCGAAAAGCGCTCGGGCGTATATTGCCGTTTTCACGCAACACTCGATGCCAGCCAGGCCGAACTTGCAGCACAAGCACTTCAGGATGCCTTGAGAAGAGAGCAGATCCCGGCGGATTCGATTGATCTGTTGATCTCGGCTTCGGCAGTACCCATGCAGGCCCTACCCTGCACGGCAGCATTGATTCTCAAAGCGGCACACCTGCCGTCGGGTACCCCCGGCTTTGATATCAACAGCAGTTGCGTCGGCTTCATTACAGCGCTACAGGTCGCCGCAGGCTTGCTCAATGCCGGAATCTACAAGCGCATCGCGATCGTGTCGGCAGATCTCGTTTCGCGCGGTATCGACTGGGATGACGAAGAAAGCTCGCTGATCCTTGGCGACGGAGCAGCCTGTGCCATTGTCGAACGCGGTGACGGGAGCAGCGGCATTCTGAGCAGCCTATCCGAGACTTATCCGCAGGGCAGCGACCTGTGCGAGATTCAAGCAGGCGGCACACGTCGCAATCCACGTACAGGCATGACTGACAGAAACTTTCTGTTCCATATGAAGGGCAAGCAGCTGTTTCGTCAGGCTGCCGCGTTGATTGAGGGCTACCTCGCACGCCTTCTGGAAAGGAGCGGATTGACGCTTGCCGAGATCGCCACCGTGGTCCCCCATCAGGCCAGCCATCTGTCGCTTGAGCACATGCGGAAAAGGCTTGGAGTACGACCTGAGGTACTGGTGGATATTTATCGCTATCACGGTAACCAGGTCTCGGCATCGATTCCGACGGCGCTGCACGCTGCTTTTACCACCGGTCGTTTTACAAGCGGCAAACCAGTAATGCTGATCGGTACCGCTGCCGGTTTGACATTGGCGGGCATGGTGCTGCTGCCATGA
- a CDS encoding NAD-dependent epimerase/dehydratase family protein, translated as MKVLLTGATSGLGRNAAEWLLSAGHKVHATGRDSAVGNLLREKGAEFTVLDLTRATAQQCEQLMLGSDVVWHCAAKSSPWGSEAEFHEANVVVTENLAEAAGRCGVSRFVHISTPAIYFNFQDHECIDEQYRARRFANHYANSKYQAEQSIQALVPLYPQTTFIILRPRGLFGPYDRVILPRILSQIERDHGVLRLPGGGQAVLDLTFVLNVVHAMDLASHNNSLSSGAAYNVTNHQPMRLVDSLQLLLHEQLGIRYRVQRVPYRLLHSLATALELLACITRKEPVLTRYSVAAVNFDMTLSQTRSIEELGYRPRYSMEEGVQLTGEWLKSHAVKPYG; from the coding sequence ATGAAGGTTCTGCTGACCGGCGCCACCAGCGGCCTCGGACGTAATGCAGCAGAGTGGCTGTTGAGCGCAGGCCATAAGGTACATGCCACCGGACGGGACTCGGCAGTGGGGAATCTGCTGCGAGAAAAAGGAGCGGAGTTCACCGTCCTGGATCTGACCCGGGCTACAGCACAGCAATGTGAGCAATTGATGCTCGGCAGTGACGTGGTCTGGCACTGCGCAGCAAAGTCTTCTCCCTGGGGTAGCGAGGCCGAGTTTCATGAGGCCAATGTAGTCGTCACAGAAAATCTGGCCGAGGCAGCTGGCCGCTGCGGCGTTTCGCGCTTCGTGCACATATCCACCCCTGCGATCTATTTCAACTTTCAAGACCATGAGTGTATTGACGAGCAATACCGTGCCCGACGATTCGCCAATCACTACGCCAACAGCAAGTACCAGGCAGAGCAATCCATACAGGCGCTGGTACCGCTTTATCCACAGACCACGTTTATTATCCTGCGGCCTCGTGGCTTGTTCGGCCCCTATGACCGGGTAATTCTGCCCCGGATCCTGAGCCAGATAGAACGCGATCATGGCGTTTTGCGTTTGCCGGGTGGTGGTCAGGCGGTGCTGGACCTGACGTTCGTACTGAACGTTGTGCACGCCATGGACCTGGCGAGCCATAACAATTCGTTGTCTTCCGGCGCTGCCTACAACGTTACCAATCATCAGCCCATGCGACTGGTGGATAGCTTGCAGTTGTTACTGCACGAACAACTCGGCATTCGTTATCGTGTGCAGCGCGTGCCTTACCGATTGCTGCACTCGCTGGCGACGGCACTCGAGCTTCTGGCCTGTATAACGCGCAAGGAGCCCGTGCTGACTCGATACAGTGTGGCGGCGGTGAACTTCGATATGACCCTAAGCCAGACGCGATCCATTGAAGAACTGGGCTACCGGCCTCGGTACTCGATGGAAGAAGGCGTTCAGCTCACGGGAGAGTGGCTTAAGTCTCACGCGGTGAAACCCTATGGCTAG
- a CDS encoding MBL fold metallo-hydrolase, with translation MASITTFEVGYCTHIGCMALQGAGLRVCKFPSRAYLLEVGDRRWLWDTGYANHFQEHTRSGVFRIYSQVTPVYLDAGETLLDQLRNAGYAANDIQALIISHFHADHIAGLRDFSHLNFICSGEGWQKTRSLRGIAALKRAFVPGLIPEGFEAALQFVEGFEQVSLAGQLAPFTHGYELPGSDGQIFLVPLPGHAAGHIGAFILTEDGWTLLASDSAWSPLSYQELRGPSVLANVLMDDSKAYYQTLNRLNLLWAAGHVDIRLCHEGDL, from the coding sequence ATGGCTAGCATTACCACCTTTGAAGTGGGTTACTGCACGCATATCGGTTGTATGGCGTTGCAAGGCGCCGGCCTGCGGGTCTGCAAATTTCCGTCCAGGGCATATCTGCTGGAGGTTGGCGATCGCCGCTGGTTATGGGATACCGGCTACGCCAACCATTTTCAGGAGCATACCCGGTCGGGGGTTTTCCGCATCTACAGCCAGGTTACCCCGGTATATCTGGATGCGGGTGAAACGCTACTGGATCAACTGCGTAATGCGGGTTACGCAGCCAACGATATTCAGGCGCTGATCATTTCCCACTTCCATGCCGATCACATCGCCGGCCTGCGGGACTTCAGTCATCTCAACTTTATCTGCTCGGGCGAAGGCTGGCAGAAAACCCGCTCATTACGTGGCATCGCCGCGCTCAAGCGCGCCTTCGTACCGGGACTGATTCCCGAAGGTTTCGAGGCAGCGTTGCAGTTCGTCGAGGGCTTTGAGCAGGTGAGCCTGGCCGGGCAACTGGCACCGTTTACACATGGCTACGAACTACCGGGCAGTGACGGGCAGATTTTTCTGGTGCCACTACCAGGTCATGCGGCCGGACACATAGGTGCATTTATTCTTACAGAAGATGGCTGGACACTGCTGGCCAGTGATTCCGCATGGTCGCCGCTGAGCTATCAAGAATTGCGCGGGCCTTCTGTGCTTGCCAACGTGCTGATGGATGACAGCAAGGCCTACTACCAGACGCTGAATCGTCTGAACCTGTTGTGGGCAGCAGGTCATGTGGATATCCGATTGTGCCACGAGGGCGATTTATGA
- a CDS encoding F390 synthetase-related protein codes for MIPVMTLWHYWRARRRRFSSRQALEHFQNRQLKRFAHRLLAKSPYFRAYSALPFNEWPLMDKALMMTQFDQMNTAGLQRDQLLACARRGEAERDFTPRIGRFSVGLSSGTSGQRGVFVVSPQEQQIWAGGMLAKMLPDGIFAGERVALFLRADNNLYHSVDNRWLSLAFYDLFTPFIEQLPRLQAQAPTIIVAPAQVLRALALAALGGQIQLDVKKVISVAEVLDAQDRQLLNTVFREVGEVYQATEGFLAATCSHGTLHLNEEFVHIEPQWLDEHRFTPLITDFTRSTQPIVRYRLDDVLVRQSAPCPCGQHSMAISRIEGRRDDQLSLPDQHGEMQIIFADLCSRAIANALPLTSDYRLIQLSKTRLQLIADCTQTELEHGRRQLVALFTQQGIATDKLEWQLTVQNVMPNFDRKRRRIVRQAEA; via the coding sequence ATGATCCCGGTGATGACGCTCTGGCACTACTGGCGAGCGCGCCGCCGGCGCTTTTCCAGTCGTCAGGCACTAGAGCATTTTCAGAACAGGCAACTGAAGCGCTTTGCCCATAGGTTGCTGGCCAAAAGTCCTTATTTTCGGGCTTACAGCGCTCTGCCATTCAACGAATGGCCGCTGATGGACAAAGCGCTGATGATGACGCAGTTCGACCAGATGAACACCGCAGGTCTGCAACGTGATCAGTTGCTGGCCTGCGCAAGGCGCGGCGAAGCCGAACGCGACTTCACGCCACGCATCGGCCGCTTTAGCGTCGGGCTGTCCTCGGGCACGTCAGGGCAGCGCGGCGTTTTTGTTGTGAGCCCGCAGGAACAGCAGATCTGGGCGGGCGGGATGCTTGCCAAGATGCTGCCAGACGGTATTTTCGCGGGTGAGCGAGTGGCGCTGTTTTTACGTGCGGACAATAACCTGTACCACAGCGTCGACAATCGCTGGCTGAGCCTGGCCTTTTATGACCTGTTCACGCCGTTCATTGAGCAGTTGCCTCGCTTACAGGCGCAGGCGCCTACCATTATCGTTGCGCCAGCACAGGTGCTGCGCGCTTTGGCCCTGGCCGCTCTGGGCGGGCAGATCCAACTCGACGTGAAGAAAGTGATCTCCGTCGCCGAAGTCCTGGATGCGCAGGATCGCCAGTTGCTGAACACGGTGTTCCGCGAGGTCGGCGAGGTCTATCAGGCAACCGAAGGTTTTCTGGCGGCCACATGTTCTCATGGCACGCTGCATTTGAACGAAGAGTTCGTGCATATTGAGCCCCAGTGGCTTGATGAGCATCGCTTCACGCCGTTGATCACGGACTTCACTCGCAGTACCCAACCTATCGTACGCTACCGACTGGATGATGTACTGGTCAGGCAATCCGCGCCCTGCCCGTGCGGTCAGCATTCGATGGCAATTTCCCGAATCGAAGGTCGCCGCGACGATCAGCTTTCGCTGCCTGACCAGCACGGTGAGATGCAGATTATCTTTGCCGACCTGTGCAGTCGGGCAATTGCCAATGCACTGCCTCTGACCAGTGACTACCGCTTGATTCAGCTCTCGAAAACCCGGTTGCAGTTGATTGCAGACTGTACGCAAACCGAACTGGAGCACGGCCGCAGACAACTTGTCGCACTGTTCACACAACAGGGTATCGCCACTGACAAACTGGAATGGCAACTGACGGTGCAGAACGTGATGCCGAACTTCGATCGCAAACGACGCCGTATTGTCCGGCAGGCAGAAGCATGA